The sequence ACAGGACACCAAAGCAATACCCAAAGGGCTCCTTTAACTCAGAATTTTTATTGTGAGGACTCCAAGGTGGTGTTGACAGCCCAGCAGAAGTGGGTTCAAACCCTGCAACAACACACACACTGTGCcgctgttttctctttttcttctataATCTATTAATGTAGTTAATTCTggcaatttattttcttgttttgagcCAACGTTGCATACCTGGGTTAAAATCCacttgtgttttaaaaaatatgtatttttatttattttaaaaagatacatagatcacacaaaatgttgcattaaaaaatatatacgattcccatatgccctactccccatatCCCCCaaatttcccacatcaacaacttttttcattagtgtggtacattcattgcaattgatgaacatattttggagcactgctgcactgcgtggattatagtttacgttgtaatttaccctctctcccagtctattcagtgggttatggcaggatatacaatgtcttgcatctgtccctgcaatgtcattcagggcaactccaagtcctgaaaatgcccccacctcacacctcttcttccctcttcctgccctcagcaactactgtggccactgtctccacatcaatgatataatttctcccattgctagaggcaCATGTCTATAGTAGACTAGCCAACACTTATTTACACCTGTGTTTAAACAGACATACGCAGCAAAGTTACATGAAATTTAaacaatttgcattttattttcattttcttttttactcagGGCTAAATAGAATAACCTGCATAGGAGGGACTTGCCATGACCCACCGTACGTGTATGTTCAGCTCTAGGGGACACTGCTGATGGTTTTTAAAGTGGTTGAGCTAATATACACTGCCACCAGCAGGCATGAGTCAACCAGCTGCTTAAAAAGTCTACCTCGGTCCACTTAAAGGGACacgttatttattttttaaagatttatttatttatctccctccccgcccccccaactgtctgctttctgtgtccattcactgtgtgttcttctttgtcttcttgtattcttgtcagcggcaccggaaatctgtgtctttttttgttgcgtcatcttgcctcatcagctctccgtgtgtgtggcgccactcctgggggggctgtggtttttttgcatggggcagcccTCCTTCCAGTGCACACTCCTTgtatgggggcacccctgcacagggggcatccctgcgtggcacagcactcattgcgcatgggccagctcaccacacgggccaggaggccctgggtttgaaccctggacctactatatggtaggcagatgctttatcagttgagccacgtctgcttcccagttgATAGCTTCTTACAAGCAACCCCCTGAATCTCAAAGTAACAAGATACAGAATAAGAATATTAAAGAATATCTCGCTGAAAATCATAACTTTGACTCCCACCTGGTGAACacagatgtatatatatatatctttagggggttctacatctgctccccagtgagagttggattttttggtttgttttaggaAGTAAtgaggatcgaacccaggaccttgtacatgggaagcaggcgctcaaccactcgagctacatctactcccctataTTTTGTTTCTATGACAAAGGGGAAAGCCAGGGCTTCCGGGGATGGGAGAAGACTCGGGGGCTTCTCTCCTCAGCCAAAGGGACTCCAGGGGTAGCACCGGCCTCCTCCTGAAAGCCCCTGACCTTGGAGATTGCTGTGccgcccactccccccaccctacACCCCTCGTTCCTTTCCCTGCTCGCCTGCCCCCAGGGCCCCTGCCTCCGCCTCTGCTCTCCACTGTATCTGCTAGCCCTGCTGGAATCCCACGCCCGTGGGGGCAGGGACCGCTCCTCTCGGCGCCCGGCGCACGGCTGGCCCTTTGTGGCTCCTTGCTGAGTGGCTCGTTGTCCGATTCACAGGTTCTGGATCTTGTGCCTGGAGAGCCGGACGGGACGCTGCAACGGGAGGAGACAGAGAAGGTGAGAGGCTGCATCTTGCCCCCAGCCTGTCCTAGAAGCCCCACCCCTTGGGGAGATGCAGAGTCTCAGGCCTGAGCAGATCCGGAGCCTGCTGGAGCCGGAGAGGGCCAAGACGCTGCTGCCGCGGGAGACCAGGCCCCGCGAGAACCCGCCGCATCCCGCCTTCACCAGGGACTGGGAGGCCGTGGAGGTCGGGGCCACCAGCTGGGACAGCGGCGAGAAAGGTGAGGGCAGGGCCCGTGGGCGCTGGGGCAGGCTAAGCGTTCATTCCTTCACCCCTTCAACGAGCAGGCACGGAGCGCTGTGTCAGTCAGCTTCTGCTGGGTAACAACTCACCCCAAAGCACAGCGTCTTAAGGCAGCGATCGGTCATCTGTTCCTTGTTCTTTGGGTCACAAGTTTGACTGGCCTTAGTAGACATGTCTTCTTGGTCAAGGTAAGCCACACACTCCAGCCCAGAGTCAGCGAGGCAGGGGCTGGCCCACGCGTGTGGGCAGAGGGAGACGCGAACAACGGGGACATTCGGTGTGAAACTCTACCACCAGCACCGTGACTTGCCAGGCATTGTGCTCAGGGATAAGAAGTGAACGCGGAGGCCCTACTAGAGCCCGGATGTCAGCGAAGGAAACGGAGAGTGTGTATTTTAGCAATAAAGAAGAAAGTGATGTCTGGTGGTGACGAATGCTTGGAAGACAATGACACAGGGAGCTTGACGGAACGTGACTCGAGGGTAGCCGGGCAGGTCGGGGAAGACGGAAGGGGTCCGGTGTCCTGAGTTGGGGCCATGGCACGGGCGGCCCTGCTGTGGACGGAGAGGCCCTGCAGCGCTCAGGAGGCCGTGGGGCGAGCAGAGGGACGGGCCTGTTGTAGGCGAGGCTGGGCCTTGTTGGGTTtttcgttgtttttttttcttgtcttattttttaaagatacatggatcacaaaaagtgttacactaagaaatacaagaggttcccaaatactccacaccccaccccactcctccctccatcactgtggcacagtcactgcatttggtgaatacattttggagtgctgctgcaccacgtggattatagttcacattgtagttcacactctcccccagtccattcagtgggttatggcaggatctataatgtccagcatctgtccctacagtgtcattcaggacaactccaagtcctgaaaatgcccccacatcacacctcttcttccctctccttgccctcagcaactcccacggccACTGTCCCCACGTCAACGCTCCAGTTTATTGGGAAATACCAGGAGGTTTTGAAGAACAGAAAGACCTGGGCTCACTCGTGATTTAGAAAGGTTTCTCCGACTCAGTGGAGCTCGATGGGGGGACTGTGGCCCCCAGGGCCACTTGGCAAAGTCTGGAGGCAGTTTAGGGTGTCCTGGCCAGGGCAGGGGTGCTCAGCCCCAAAAGTCAGTAGCGAGGCTGAGAGACGCTGAGTCCAGTGGAAGTGAGGGGCAGTAGCCGCTTAGGAGGCCAAGAGCGGAGTGGGGGGCAAGTCAGGAGACTCCTGCAGCTGTCCAGGCAGGGAAGGTTCTAGATCGCCGGGTGCCCCAGAGCGCATGGTGGGCAGGAGGTGAGTGCACAGGGCTGAGACGTTTGGGAGGGGCAGTGGGGGTTCTTGCTGATGGATGTGGTGGGGGAGGAAAGAGATTCAAGGTTAACTGCCCGGGGTGCCACCTGCGGAGCTAGGGACGCCAGAGAGTCACCTCCACGGGGCTGAGCGCTCTCCAGGGCAGGGCCgcttcctggggtgggggcaggcctgGGCAGGGGGTGTGGCTGCAGATGCCGGCTGCAAACGAGCAGCAGGtgcgggcagggcagggcaggggccgggAAGGGCGGGAACCCGGAGCACCCGTCTCACCCCAGCTCCAGCTCAGAAGTGAGGCGTGAGAAGGTCGAGTCCTGACCGCGGGCAACTTCCCCCACGGAAGACGGTGATGCTGATCTAATTCTGTGGGGTTTGTTCTTCTACTCCCTCAGCCAGCGTTTTTaggtttgtcattttttaaatatatatttttagtccAGAAGTTGTGGACTCACAAAACACTCGTGCACATGTGTAGAACTGCCACACAGCACCCCTCCACCAGCACACCACACCACGGCGGACCATTTGTTACGGATTATGAGGTAgtatcagactgttaccactagcCATGGTCCACAGCGTACCTGTGGCACCCTTTTCCCACCCTCCCCTGTTATCAACATGGTACATCTCTGATATTGATGCAGGAATACCataatattgctattaaccacagtccatgggtcactccagttgtatttcccaggcttctccacattgccaccaccctgcagtaCTGACGCACGTCTGCTCTAACTCTCAGGACACTCTggcttctgtaccatcaaccacagtccTCACTGACCTCGGGGTTCCCTGTGTtcttcagtccctaggttattctctagcgtTCTTTCGGTTGGCATTTACGTCCCTAGACCAGCCCTCCggcccctcccacattttcctggAGGCATAGCGGAGGAACTATGTGGCAGGCGAAGACACCGAGGCTCAGGTGGTGGAGCACATCTGGGCACCCACTTTGTCTTCCAGGCAGTTACTGACAAAAACAGGTCCAGGATTCAGGTCTCTCATCCTCTCGGCTTCACCAAACCACATGGGccagagtgggtggggtgggaggagaatGTGAGCAGAAGGGGAGACCCTGCTGGGCTGGTCACTTACGGCGTCTTTCTTTCCCACCCAGACCTGTCCTCTCAAGATATTGTACTTTCCCAGGAGTGGAGCTCGGTGGAGGAGGAGGATGAGTCAGAGGACTCCCAGGCAAGTGGCCTCGCTCCTCTTTCGTTACATGTCCAATGCCCCAATCTCAGTGGCTTGTTACATTCCCTTCCTCAGCTGGAGTTACCCTGCCTGACAAAGATCTGCTTAGGTGTGTGAccccattcatccacccatccacccacccatccatccatctctcgGACCATCTACCAGCTATTTATtcatttgtccattcattcacCAGCTACCCTTTCATCCACCTactcatccatttattcatccCATCCATTCATGTATCCAATTATCCATGCACCTGTTCACCCACACATTCACACTTCTGCCATCAGTCTATCCATTAAACCCACCAACCTATCCATCCGTATATCcactcatccacccacccacccacctctaTACTAGCAGGCCATGTAAAGGATTTGGCTTTGTTTACCTACTCATCCATCCACCTGCTATCCAATGACCATCAATTCATTAATCCATCTATCAGCCCATCTGctgatccatccatccatcatcgaTTCATCCATCCACTCAACCATCCATCCACCAATCACCTATTTGGTATTAATTCAAGTGTTATGCATAATACTAAAAAGAAATATCAAGCacacttttttttcattcagaGACCTAATGTTTTCTTTTGGGGAAAAGCATGTCAATGTATGGAATAAAAACTGTAGTTATATTATTTGTGCATTTGTCTTATACTTTAGAAAACTCATGTAACCACACTCAGCAGCACATGAGGGTCAAGGAAAGTGTGGGTCCCCTCTTCCAGTCATATGTCATAAATCCATCTTGGACTGGGTCAAGCAAGAAAAAGCATTTATTGACTCACAGAGGGACACAAACTGGAGAACAAACCATGTTAGTACGGAAATACTTGCTGGCTTCAGCATGATAGTCCAGAGGAGGAAGAAGTTAATTCTGTGGGCCAACGGGTTTATTCTTGGAGATGCTAGAGAGGAAGAATCAGCAGACTTGGGATTTTAAGGATGAACAGGAATTCCCCAGCCAAAGCAGGGAAGGCTaaaggaacagcatgtgcaaaagcATGGCATTTGGGGGGACACTGGAGTTGAGGGGAGCACGGGGGGAGATGCAGATGAAAATCGGGGTGACACCGTTGATCCATTCcacaactatttattgagcatgtgctctgtgccaggcagtgtTCAAGGCCCTGAGGGTACAACACAGCACAGGAAAGAAATGGCCTCTGCCTTCCATAGGCTTAAGGTCACTGAGGTGGAAGACAATTAGCACAATAAGTAGCTAGAGCAGGCATTATGCCGGAGGTAATCATTGCTAGAGAAAACTGGAGCAGTGGGACTCGGGAATTTGGGGTGGGGCACGGGGGTTGCTATTTTAAGAAGGGTGTCTAGAGAAGGCCACCCTGGAGGAGGTATTTGAGTAAGACCTGACGGAGGCAGAGAGTGAGGCAGGCAGGTGTCTGGGGGCAGGGACTCCAGGCAAAGCGGCAGAGCACGGGGAAGGTCCCGAGGTGGCAGGTGAATGGCTGGAGGCGCAGGCAGGGGGTCGGCGGGCCCAGAGCACAGTGCAGGGAGCCTGGGCCGTGAGGCCAGGCAGGTGAGGGGAGGACGACATAGTGACgagttggctgtcactgtgggtacGGCGGGAGCTGCAGGAGAGTTTGGGACAGTGGAGGGACACGTTCTGACGTAGACGTTAACCCCTCTGGCTGCCGTGTCCCGTGCTGAGGGGGTGGCTGGACCTCGTAGGCAGTGGGGGACTTGAGTCTGGTGGCCCGTGTGGCAGGGAGGTTGGCTGGACAAGAGCAGAGGGGGGTTTAGGAGCCAGGCTGAAATACCAGGGAGAAGGAAATGAGCAGGACGATGCAGTTGAGAGCCGGCACGTGCCCCGAGCCTATTCAGAGCCTGGCACCGTTCCCAGGGCACCTCCTCGAGAGCTCACGCGTCTTCAGAACCTGCCCTGGGGTAGTTGGTGTGGTCACAGCCAAGGAAGCCGAGGCAGAGAGAAGCTCCAGGTCATAGAGAAGAGGCGGCAGAGCCAGGTTAGACCTCGGGCAGCCTGGGGATGAGGTCAGGGGAGGGGAGACAGGCCAGGTGGAGGGGATGGACCCAGTGGCATCTCCAGACCCGTGGGGCATGGAGGGTGAGGGCAGGGGGCACGTCCCGGGTTCTGGCTTGGGGCAGGGCAGCGGGAGGTGCCAGCGTCCCCATATGGACCAAAGGGGGAGGTTTAGGAGAATGGCGAGGTTAGCCTCAGACCTGCGGCCGGGAGAGGCCCCGGGCGTCGCCCTCGGCCTTGGCTCACTAGCCAGCCTGGACGGCTCGTGTCGGGGCTCAGGCTCTGTGCTGGGGGACGGCCCCTCAGTGCACAGGGGACACGGGCAGGGCTGCCTGGACGGCTGGTGTCGGGGCTCAGGCTCTGTGCTGGGGGATGGCCCCTCAGTGCACAGGGGACACGGTCAGGGCTGCCTGGACGGCTCGTGTCTGGGCTCAGGCTCTGTGCTG is a genomic window of Dasypus novemcinctus isolate mDasNov1 chromosome 18, mDasNov1.1.hap2, whole genome shotgun sequence containing:
- the SMIM17 gene encoding small integral membrane protein 17; this encodes MQSLRPEQIRSLLEPERAKTLLPRETRPRENPPHPAFTRDWEAVEVGATSWDSGEKDLSSQDIVLSQEWSSVEEEDESEDSQGFVEWSKAPQQTTIVLVVCVLFLFLVLTGMPMMFHI